The Candidatus Dechloromonas phosphoritropha genome includes a region encoding these proteins:
- a CDS encoding EAL domain-containing protein — MHEKESQFRSTMEAAQVGIFLLQDSLFRYVNPFLTKLFGYSEEELVDRRGPLDLLIPEQRAMVAEQMRQRAGGEPGKPYEIVCVRKDGSTFPAIILGSPATYEGRPASVGTLLDISAQKEAEQRARELADFDPLSGLPNRRLLRDRCTQLLAAAERDGSEMALIFLDLDHFKRVNDSLGHSVGDELLCAVSRRLSTVLRKVDTLARLGGDEFIIALPDVRAAGVAEVACRLIDICAAPFALGGHELTISPSLGVSLYPVDGTDFEALLRNADAAMYKAKEAGRNAFRFYSSEMNVTTLKHLLMESGLRRGLGAHEFVLHYQPLVHETGGIIGVEALIRWQNPEVGLVPPDQFIHVAEDIGLINPIGDWVLREACRQVRAWQDAGLPPLLVAVNVSPIQFRQAGFVDTVARALSVSGLDARYLELELTERTVMNDAEQNLGTLSALNDMGIKLAIDDFGTGYSSLAYLKRIPVGKLKIDRSFVRDLGGDPDDHAIASTIISMGRSLRLEVLAEGVETAEQYEILRGMGCELFQGYHFSRPLPPEQFVAFLEQQGLMGKKG; from the coding sequence ATGCACGAAAAGGAATCCCAGTTCCGGTCGACGATGGAAGCGGCCCAGGTCGGGATTTTTCTGTTGCAGGATAGCCTTTTCCGTTACGTGAACCCGTTCCTGACTAAACTGTTCGGTTACAGCGAAGAGGAACTGGTCGACCGCCGTGGTCCGCTCGACCTGCTCATTCCCGAGCAGCGCGCCATGGTTGCGGAACAGATGCGGCAACGGGCTGGCGGCGAGCCCGGAAAGCCCTATGAAATCGTTTGCGTGCGCAAGGATGGCTCGACCTTTCCAGCCATCATTCTCGGGTCGCCGGCGACTTACGAAGGGCGACCGGCATCGGTTGGTACCCTCCTCGATATCTCGGCGCAGAAGGAAGCCGAACAGCGCGCCCGCGAGCTGGCCGATTTCGATCCACTGTCCGGGCTGCCGAACCGCCGGCTCCTGCGGGACCGCTGCACTCAACTGCTGGCGGCGGCCGAACGCGACGGTTCGGAGATGGCGCTGATCTTCCTCGATCTCGATCATTTCAAGCGGGTCAACGACTCGCTGGGCCACAGTGTCGGTGACGAACTGCTTTGTGCCGTGTCCCGGCGCCTGTCGACTGTGTTGCGCAAGGTCGATACGCTCGCCCGCCTGGGCGGTGACGAATTCATCATCGCCTTGCCCGACGTGCGTGCCGCCGGCGTCGCCGAAGTCGCCTGCCGTCTGATCGATATCTGTGCGGCCCCGTTCGCGCTGGGTGGGCACGAGCTGACCATCAGCCCGTCGCTGGGCGTCAGTCTCTACCCTGTCGATGGCACCGACTTCGAAGCCCTGCTGCGCAATGCCGATGCCGCGATGTACAAGGCCAAGGAAGCCGGTCGCAACGCCTTCCGCTTCTATTCGAGCGAGATGAACGTAACGACGCTCAAGCATCTGCTGATGGAGAGCGGTCTGCGCCGCGGGCTCGGTGCTCACGAATTCGTTCTGCATTATCAGCCGCTGGTGCACGAGACCGGCGGCATCATCGGCGTCGAGGCGCTGATCCGCTGGCAGAATCCGGAAGTCGGGCTGGTGCCGCCGGATCAGTTCATCCATGTCGCCGAGGACATCGGCCTGATCAACCCAATCGGTGACTGGGTGTTGCGCGAGGCGTGCCGGCAGGTGCGCGCCTGGCAGGATGCCGGGTTGCCACCACTGTTGGTGGCGGTCAATGTATCGCCCATCCAGTTCCGTCAGGCCGGTTTCGTCGACACAGTCGCCCGGGCGCTCTCGGTGTCGGGCCTGGACGCGCGCTACCTGGAACTGGAGTTGACCGAGCGCACCGTGATGAACGATGCCGAGCAGAACCTCGGCACCCTTTCGGCGCTTAACGATATGGGGATCAAACTGGCGATCGATGATTTCGGTACCGGCTATTCGTCGCTCGCTTATCTAAAGCGCATTCCGGTCGGCAAGTTGAAAATCGACCGCTCGTTTGTCAGGGATCTGGGGGGCGACCCGGATGACCACGCCATTGCTTCGACCATCATCAGCATGGGCCGCAGCCTGCGCCTCGAGGTGCTGGCCGAGGGCGTCGAGACCGCCGAACAATACGAGATCTTGCGCGGCATGGGCTGCGAACTGTTTCAGGGCTATCATTTCAGCCGTCCGCTGCCGCCGGAGCAGTTTGTCGCGTTTCTTGAGCAGCAGGGGTTGATGGGCAAGAAAGGTTAG
- a CDS encoding cation-transporting P-type ATPase, translated as MHIANLSIADALRSLRTSEQGLSAAEAERRLGEYGANRLDEIGHEAEWQRFFAEFTHFFALILWVAAGLAFFAEPRSPGEGMWQLGVAIVAVILINGSFSFWQEYRAERAIAALRKLLPQTVKVMRDSQLFTLPAKALVPGDVILLAEGDNVPADCRLIAGAVRVNMSTITGEALPKARSPESVAGETPLDTKNLLLAGTSLVSGEGRAIVFATGMQTEFGRIAHLTQTAEKTVSHLQIEIARLSKLVAIFASTLGIVFFAIGTLIGLPFWANLMFAIGIIVANVPEGLLPTVTLSLAMATQRMARRNALVRHLPAVETLGATTVICSDKTGTLTENRMSVRQVFRDGALLDAQQLPEGFPAGRLLRNAANCHNLKRSQRDGGEVWLGDPMEAALRDFAGRQGEGGDAPRLGELAFDSDRRRMSVIVDDNGARWLYCKGAPEVVVQLCAQVEQGGGEIPLDEQGLQQIAEAQEAMADSGLRVLAFAYRKLALDEIPAERELLFSGLIGLHDPPRREVPEAMARCRSAGIKVIMVTGDHPHTALAIAREIGLIRGAQPTLLLGEAVRKLTPAQLQIALDSPEILFARVTAEQKMLVVNALRNKGEIVAVTGDGVNDAAALKSAHIGIAMGVAGTDVAKAAADMILLDDNFASIVNAVEEGRAVFENIRKFLTYILTSNIPELIPYLAYVLFRIPLPLTIIQILAVDLGTDMLPALALGAERPDPGLMRQPPRPAHERLLSWPLLARAYLGLGLLQAAVALAAFFFVLHLGGWQHGEILATVDPLYRQATTACLAAIVVAQMVNVFLCRHPRIAAIHFPLTQNPLLLLGLGVELALILAIVYTPLGNAIFATEAFAPVAWGLMVVLAFAFAGLEETRKYLVRRCL; from the coding sequence ATGCACATCGCAAATCTTTCGATTGCCGATGCTCTGCGCAGCCTCAGAACATCCGAACAAGGCTTGAGCGCAGCCGAAGCCGAGAGACGCCTGGGCGAATACGGTGCCAATCGTCTCGACGAAATCGGTCACGAGGCAGAGTGGCAGCGGTTTTTCGCCGAATTTACGCATTTCTTCGCGCTGATCCTCTGGGTCGCCGCCGGGCTGGCATTCTTCGCCGAACCGCGTAGCCCGGGCGAAGGCATGTGGCAACTCGGCGTCGCCATCGTCGCCGTCATCCTGATCAACGGTTCGTTTTCCTTCTGGCAGGAATATCGCGCCGAACGGGCAATCGCCGCCCTGCGCAAGCTGCTGCCACAGACGGTCAAGGTCATGCGCGACAGCCAGTTGTTCACGCTGCCCGCCAAAGCCCTGGTGCCCGGCGACGTGATCCTCCTTGCCGAGGGCGACAACGTCCCGGCCGATTGCCGGCTGATCGCCGGGGCTGTCCGGGTCAACATGTCGACCATCACCGGCGAAGCGCTGCCCAAGGCGCGCAGCCCGGAGAGCGTGGCAGGTGAGACGCCGCTCGATACGAAGAACCTGCTGCTAGCCGGCACCTCGCTGGTTTCCGGCGAGGGCCGCGCCATCGTCTTTGCCACCGGCATGCAAACCGAATTCGGCAGGATCGCCCACCTGACCCAGACCGCGGAAAAGACCGTTTCCCATCTGCAGATCGAAATTGCCCGCCTCTCGAAACTGGTCGCCATCTTCGCCAGCACGCTCGGCATCGTGTTTTTCGCCATCGGCACACTGATCGGCCTACCCTTCTGGGCCAACCTGATGTTCGCCATCGGCATCATCGTCGCCAATGTGCCGGAAGGCCTGCTACCGACCGTCACCCTGTCGCTGGCCATGGCGACGCAGCGCATGGCGCGGCGGAACGCGCTGGTGCGCCATCTGCCGGCGGTGGAAACGCTGGGGGCCACCACTGTCATCTGCAGCGACAAGACCGGCACCCTGACCGAGAACCGGATGAGTGTGCGCCAGGTTTTCCGCGACGGCGCGCTGCTGGACGCGCAACAACTTCCGGAAGGTTTTCCGGCGGGGCGCCTGCTACGCAATGCCGCGAATTGCCACAATCTCAAGCGCAGCCAGCGTGACGGCGGCGAGGTCTGGCTGGGCGACCCGATGGAAGCGGCGCTACGCGATTTCGCTGGACGACAGGGCGAAGGCGGCGACGCGCCACGATTAGGCGAACTGGCTTTCGACAGCGACCGCCGGCGCATGTCGGTCATCGTCGACGACAATGGCGCGCGCTGGCTGTACTGCAAGGGGGCACCGGAGGTCGTCGTGCAGTTGTGTGCGCAGGTCGAGCAGGGCGGCGGCGAGATCCCGCTCGACGAGCAGGGTCTGCAGCAGATCGCCGAAGCACAGGAGGCGATGGCCGATTCAGGGCTGCGCGTACTGGCCTTCGCGTACCGCAAGCTGGCGCTGGACGAAATCCCGGCGGAGCGGGAACTGCTCTTCTCCGGCCTGATCGGCCTCCACGACCCGCCACGGCGCGAGGTGCCCGAGGCCATGGCGCGCTGCCGCTCGGCCGGCATCAAGGTGATCATGGTGACCGGCGACCATCCGCATACCGCCCTCGCCATCGCCCGCGAAATCGGGCTGATCCGCGGTGCGCAGCCGACCCTCCTGCTCGGCGAAGCCGTGCGCAAGCTGACCCCGGCGCAACTGCAGATTGCCCTCGACAGCCCGGAAATCCTGTTCGCCCGGGTCACGGCCGAGCAGAAGATGCTGGTGGTCAATGCGCTCCGGAACAAGGGCGAAATCGTCGCCGTCACCGGTGATGGGGTGAACGATGCGGCAGCCTTGAAGAGCGCACACATCGGCATCGCCATGGGGGTTGCCGGAACCGACGTCGCCAAGGCTGCGGCCGACATGATCCTGCTCGACGACAATTTCGCCAGCATCGTCAATGCCGTCGAGGAAGGACGGGCAGTCTTCGAGAACATCCGCAAGTTCCTGACCTATATCCTCACTTCGAACATTCCCGAACTGATCCCCTATCTCGCTTACGTGCTATTCAGGATTCCGCTGCCGCTGACGATCATCCAGATCCTCGCCGTCGATCTCGGCACCGACATGCTGCCGGCGCTGGCGCTGGGCGCGGAGCGCCCCGACCCCGGCCTGATGCGCCAGCCGCCGCGTCCCGCGCATGAACGCTTACTGTCGTGGCCGCTGCTGGCGCGCGCCTACCTCGGGCTCGGCCTGCTGCAAGCCGCGGTGGCGCTCGCGGCGTTCTTCTTCGTCCTCCACCTCGGTGGCTGGCAGCATGGCGAAATCCTCGCCACCGTCGATCCGCTGTATCGGCAGGCGACCACCGCCTGCCTGGCGGCAATCGTCGTCGCCCAGATGGTCAATGTCTTTCTCTGCCGACACCCCCGCATCGCCGCGATCCATTTTCCGCTGACGCAGAACCCGCTTCTCCTGCTCGGCCTCGGCGTCGAGCTCGCGCTGATCCTGGCGATCGTCTACACGCCGCTGGGGAACGCAATCTTTGCCACCGAGGCTTTTGCGCCGGTCGCCTGGGGATTGATGGTCGTTCTCGCGTTTGCCTTCGCCGGGCTGGAGGAAACACGAAAATACCTGGTGCGTCGCTGCTTGTAA
- the hemN gene encoding oxygen-independent coproporphyrinogen III oxidase — MNFATENLVFDPQIIRRFDVNGPRYTSYPTADRFVEAFDSDAARLWLGKRTIGGIGRPLSLYFHIPFCNTICYYCACNKIITKDHGRSAKYLKYLGKELALQSESLEGRDGEHEVIQLHWGGGTPTFLSHDEMRQLMGETRRHFKLLDGGEYSIEVDPRKVDYATVALLGELGFNRMSVGVQDFDERVQVAVNRVQSEEETATVIEAARANGFKSVSVDLIYGLPQQTVMGFNRTLERVLAMDPERLSIYNYAHLPSMFKPQRRIAEPDLPSADTKLQILALAIKKLTEAGYVFIGMDHFAKPDDELAVAQRQGRLHRNFQGYSTYADCDMLSFGISSISKVGPTYSQNVKTLDEYYDRLDARMLPVFRGIELNADDILRRSIIQALMCHFELSIESIESAHLIDFHQYFAAELDDLKEMERAGLLEVERDWITVLPPGRLLVRIIAMAFDRYLRADRQRTRYSKVI, encoded by the coding sequence ACCGCGGATCGTTTCGTCGAAGCTTTCGATTCCGATGCGGCCAGGCTGTGGCTCGGCAAACGCACCATCGGCGGTATCGGTCGTCCACTCTCATTATACTTCCACATCCCGTTCTGCAACACCATCTGCTACTACTGTGCCTGCAACAAGATCATCACCAAGGATCACGGGCGTAGCGCCAAGTACCTGAAATATCTCGGGAAGGAGCTTGCACTGCAGAGCGAGAGCCTGGAAGGGCGCGATGGCGAACACGAGGTCATCCAGTTGCACTGGGGCGGTGGTACGCCGACCTTCCTGTCGCACGATGAAATGCGCCAGTTGATGGGCGAGACGCGCAGGCACTTCAAGCTGCTTGATGGTGGCGAATATTCGATCGAAGTTGATCCGCGCAAGGTCGATTACGCCACGGTTGCCCTGCTCGGCGAACTCGGCTTCAACCGGATGAGCGTCGGCGTCCAGGATTTCGACGAGCGTGTGCAGGTTGCGGTCAACCGCGTCCAGAGTGAGGAAGAGACTGCCACCGTGATCGAGGCGGCACGCGCCAACGGCTTCAAGTCGGTGTCGGTCGATCTTATCTACGGGTTGCCGCAACAGACCGTCATGGGTTTCAACCGGACGCTGGAGCGTGTGCTGGCGATGGACCCCGAGCGCCTGTCGATCTACAACTACGCGCATCTGCCCAGCATGTTCAAGCCGCAGCGGCGGATCGCCGAACCCGACTTGCCGTCGGCCGATACCAAGCTGCAGATCCTCGCGCTGGCGATCAAGAAACTGACCGAAGCCGGATATGTCTTCATCGGCATGGACCACTTCGCCAAGCCCGACGATGAGCTCGCCGTCGCCCAGCGCCAGGGGCGCCTGCACCGCAATTTCCAGGGCTATTCGACCTATGCTGACTGCGACATGCTGTCCTTCGGTATTTCGTCGATCAGCAAGGTGGGGCCGACCTACAGCCAGAACGTCAAGACCCTCGATGAGTACTACGATCGTCTCGATGCCAGGATGTTGCCGGTGTTCCGCGGTATTGAACTGAATGCCGACGACATTCTCAGGCGTTCGATCATCCAGGCGCTGATGTGTCACTTCGAGCTGTCCATCGAATCGATCGAAAGCGCGCACCTGATCGATTTCCACCAGTATTTCGCCGCCGAACTCGACGATCTCAAGGAGATGGAGCGTGCCGGCCTGCTCGAGGTCGAACGTGACTGGATAACCGTCCTTCCGCCAGGGCGCCTGCTGGTCAGGATCATCGCCATGGCGTTCGACCGCTACCTGCGCGCCGATCGCCAGCGGACCCGCTACTCAAAGGTGATCTGA
- a CDS encoding heavy-metal-associated domain-containing protein: protein MEAVVIKVGGMSCQGCVRNITGVLTVLEGVATAEVSLEAAEARVTFDPLIVSRGVLVVAIEDAGFDAE from the coding sequence ATGGAAGCAGTTGTTATCAAGGTCGGCGGCATGAGCTGCCAGGGTTGCGTCAGGAACATCACGGGTGTCCTCACCGTCCTGGAGGGGGTGGCGACGGCGGAGGTCTCGCTCGAGGCCGCCGAGGCGCGGGTGACCTTCGATCCGTTGATCGTTTCGCGTGGCGTGCTGGTCGTGGCGATCGAGGACGCGGGTTTCGATGCCGAGTGA
- the selD gene encoding selenide, water dikinase SelD produces MPQEKIKLTQLTQGGGGGSKVAPDILRKILGAVRSGIFPPQLLIGKENGDDAAVFQIGEHQAIVATTDFLTPIVDDPFDFGRVAATNAISNIYAMGASPLFALALVGMPVNVLPLEAIARILEGGESVCRLASIPVAGGHTIDSLEPIYGLVVIGLVDPARIKRNSAARPGDRLILGKPLGIGIYSTALERGNLNSGDYGEMIASVTQLNTPGPMLACLDGVHAVTDVSGFGLLGHLIGVCRRGGVASRIRFAALPLLAQALALAEAGHVGGASQRNWRSFGDDVTLADGIGGAERALLTDPQTSGGLLVSCSPETVTEVLSLFLQQGFSQVSVIGEIVEGQASIEVF; encoded by the coding sequence GTGCCGCAAGAAAAGATCAAACTTACCCAACTGACCCAAGGTGGAGGCGGAGGCTCCAAGGTCGCCCCGGACATCCTGCGCAAGATCCTCGGCGCCGTCAGGTCGGGCATCTTCCCGCCACAGTTGCTGATCGGCAAGGAGAATGGCGACGATGCCGCCGTATTCCAGATCGGTGAACACCAGGCGATCGTCGCGACCACTGACTTCCTTACGCCTATCGTCGATGATCCGTTCGATTTCGGCCGGGTGGCGGCGACCAATGCGATTTCCAATATCTACGCCATGGGCGCCAGCCCGCTGTTCGCGCTGGCGCTGGTGGGGATGCCGGTCAACGTGCTGCCGCTCGAAGCGATCGCCAGAATCCTCGAAGGCGGCGAGTCCGTGTGCCGGCTCGCCAGCATCCCAGTCGCCGGCGGGCATACGATCGATTCGCTCGAACCGATCTACGGCCTGGTGGTGATCGGGCTGGTGGATCCAGCCCGCATCAAACGCAATTCCGCGGCCCGGCCGGGTGATCGCCTGATTCTCGGCAAGCCGCTCGGGATCGGCATTTACAGCACGGCGCTGGAAAGGGGTAACCTGAACTCCGGTGACTACGGGGAGATGATCGCCAGCGTCACCCAACTCAATACTCCGGGGCCGATGCTGGCTTGCCTCGATGGAGTCCATGCGGTCACCGATGTCTCCGGTTTCGGACTGCTCGGTCACCTGATCGGGGTGTGCAGGCGCGGCGGGGTGGCATCCCGCATCCGTTTTGCGGCGCTGCCACTGCTTGCGCAAGCGCTGGCGTTAGCCGAAGCCGGCCACGTGGGAGGCGCTTCGCAGCGTAACTGGAGAAGCTTCGGCGACGATGTGACACTCGCCGATGGCATCGGAGGTGCGGAGAGGGCACTGCTGACCGATCCGCAGACATCGGGCGGACTGCTGGTTTCGTGTTCGCCGGAAACGGTCACCGAGGTCCTGTCGCTCTTCCTGCAACAGGGGTTTTCGCAAGTCTCGGTGATTGGCGAGATCGTCGAGGGCCAAGCCTCGATCGAGGTTTTCTGA
- the cadA gene encoding cadmium-translocating P-type ATPase — translation MNEAAGSAVETSVSSSRVVEFSIAGMTCAACSARLEKVLNRQAGIEANVNLAAERARVRLDGATNEAAVIAAVAKAGFTASVVDKDTRAREKARRQADYQREIRRFWIAVALTLPLVGQMFFMFGGDHHHPELPRWLQFALATPVQFWIGWRFYDGAFKALRGGGANMDVLVALGTSMAWGFSTVVTLFGLDQHVYFEGGAAVITLVLLGKLLEARAKAQTSEAIESLIRLQPKTARIERDGKWIEIAVDALMPGDVFMVRPGESVPVDGEVVDGKSSINEAMLTGESMPVGKAVGDKVFAATANGQGVLHCRATGVGEHTLLASIIRLVGEAQGSKAPVQRLADRISAIFVPVVCVIALLTFAGWWLYAGNFAEALVNAVAVLVIACPCALGLATPTAIMVGTGQGAGAGILVKNAEALERAEKIAVLALDKTGTLTRGEPQVTDIVALATDADSALRLAAALEQGSEHPLARAVLARAATVAVNPEKVANFSATPGHGVAGEIAGCALRLGAPAWFGMAEDVAILTLQQAGKTVVVLEENGTALALFAIADTLRPTSRVAVERLRARGIRVVMLTGDNAATAAAIAHEAGIDEFRAGILPGAKAAVIAELKAGGLVAMVGDGINDAPALAAADVSFAIGAGSDVAVEAADLTLIRSDLCGVDDAIELSHATLNKIRQNLFFAFIYNVLGIPLAAFGWLNPVVAGAAMAMSSVSVVSNSLLLKRWRPRGR, via the coding sequence ATGAACGAAGCGGCTGGAAGTGCCGTGGAAACATCGGTTAGCAGCAGCCGTGTTGTCGAATTTTCCATTGCCGGCATGACCTGCGCCGCCTGTTCGGCGCGTTTGGAAAAAGTTCTGAACCGGCAGGCGGGGATCGAAGCCAATGTCAATCTGGCCGCCGAGCGGGCGCGCGTCAGGCTCGACGGCGCTACCAACGAGGCGGCGGTGATTGCCGCGGTAGCCAAGGCCGGATTCACTGCCAGCGTTGTCGACAAGGACACGCGGGCACGCGAAAAGGCGCGCCGCCAGGCTGATTACCAGCGCGAGATTCGCCGCTTCTGGATCGCCGTCGCGCTGACGCTGCCGCTGGTCGGCCAGATGTTCTTCATGTTCGGCGGCGACCATCATCATCCCGAACTGCCGCGCTGGCTGCAGTTCGCGCTGGCGACGCCAGTCCAGTTCTGGATCGGCTGGCGTTTCTACGATGGCGCCTTCAAGGCGCTGCGCGGCGGTGGCGCCAACATGGATGTGCTGGTGGCGCTCGGCACCAGCATGGCTTGGGGTTTTTCGACCGTGGTGACGCTGTTCGGGCTTGATCAGCACGTTTATTTCGAAGGCGGGGCGGCGGTCATTACGCTGGTCCTGCTCGGCAAATTGCTTGAAGCGCGGGCCAAGGCCCAGACGTCGGAAGCGATCGAATCACTGATCCGCCTGCAGCCGAAGACCGCGCGCATCGAGCGCGACGGCAAGTGGATCGAGATTGCCGTCGATGCGCTGATGCCCGGCGATGTTTTCATGGTCCGCCCGGGCGAGAGCGTGCCGGTCGATGGCGAGGTGGTGGACGGCAAATCGAGCATCAACGAAGCAATGCTGACCGGCGAAAGCATGCCAGTGGGCAAGGCAGTAGGCGACAAGGTGTTTGCGGCGACAGCGAACGGCCAGGGTGTTCTCCATTGCCGCGCTACTGGCGTCGGTGAGCACACTCTGCTGGCCAGCATCATTCGCCTGGTCGGCGAGGCGCAGGGCTCGAAGGCACCGGTGCAGCGCCTGGCCGACCGGATTTCGGCAATCTTCGTGCCGGTTGTGTGCGTCATCGCACTGCTGACCTTCGCCGGCTGGTGGTTGTATGCCGGCAATTTTGCCGAGGCCCTGGTCAATGCCGTCGCCGTCCTTGTTATTGCCTGTCCGTGCGCGCTTGGCCTGGCGACGCCGACGGCGATCATGGTCGGCACCGGGCAGGGCGCGGGCGCCGGTATCCTGGTCAAGAACGCCGAGGCGCTCGAGCGTGCGGAAAAGATTGCCGTGCTCGCGCTCGACAAGACCGGCACGCTGACGCGCGGCGAACCGCAGGTAACCGACATCGTGGCGCTCGCCACCGACGCCGACAGTGCCCTGCGTCTGGCGGCAGCGCTCGAACAGGGGTCGGAGCACCCGCTGGCGCGGGCGGTTCTGGCGCGGGCGGCGACCGTTGCGGTCAACCCGGAAAAAGTGGCAAATTTCAGTGCCACACCGGGCCATGGCGTCGCCGGCGAGATCGCCGGGTGCGCGCTGCGTCTGGGCGCGCCGGCCTGGTTCGGCATGGCTGAAGATGTGGCGATCCTGACCTTGCAGCAGGCCGGCAAGACCGTCGTGGTGCTCGAAGAAAATGGCACGGCATTGGCGCTGTTCGCCATTGCCGATACGCTGCGCCCGACCTCGCGGGTGGCGGTCGAGCGCCTGCGTGCGCGTGGCATCCGGGTCGTCATGCTGACCGGCGACAATGCGGCGACGGCGGCGGCGATCGCCCATGAAGCCGGTATCGACGAATTCCGCGCCGGCATCCTGCCTGGCGCCAAGGCGGCCGTGATTGCCGAGTTGAAGGCCGGCGGGCTGGTGGCGATGGTCGGTGACGGCATCAATGACGCGCCGGCGCTGGCGGCGGCCGATGTCAGCTTCGCGATCGGCGCCGGGTCCGACGTTGCGGTCGAGGCCGCCGACCTGACGCTGATCCGCAGCGACCTGTGCGGTGTCGACGACGCCATCGAGCTTTCGCACGCGACGCTTAACAAGATTCGGCAGAATCTCTTCTTCGCCTTTATCTATAATGTACTGGGGATTCCGCTGGCGGCCTTTGGCTGGCTCAACCCGGTGGTCGCCGGCGCGGCGATGGCCATGAGTTCCGTTTCCGTGGTCTCGAATTCCCTGTTGCTGAAGCGCTGGCGCCCGCGTGGGCGCTAG
- a CDS encoding sulfite exporter TauE/SafE family protein: MPDSGYLALFLVGLLGGTHCVGMCGGIVGALSLGAPARWSMHLAYNAGRILSYGVAGALAGALGAASLALDGPAPVRLALYLLANLMLVALGLYLLGVTRALAFTERAGQHLWRHIQPLTRRFVPAKTVAQAFPLGVLWGWLPCGLVYSALTTALGAGSPGRGALLMLAFGLGTLPNLLLAGILLARVNEFVRRPLVRMASGLLVLGFGIYGLIGLTRLLHWI, from the coding sequence ATGCCTGATTCCGGTTACCTGGCGCTGTTCCTCGTCGGCCTGCTCGGCGGTACCCACTGTGTCGGCATGTGCGGCGGCATCGTCGGGGCGCTTTCGCTCGGCGCGCCCGCGCGCTGGTCGATGCACCTCGCCTACAACGCCGGACGCATCCTGTCTTATGGCGTTGCTGGCGCCCTTGCCGGCGCGCTCGGCGCCGCCAGCCTGGCGCTGGACGGACCGGCGCCGGTGCGCCTGGCGCTCTATCTGCTGGCCAACCTGATGCTCGTCGCGCTCGGACTCTACCTGCTCGGCGTGACTCGGGCGCTGGCCTTTACCGAGCGTGCCGGCCAGCACCTGTGGCGTCACATACAACCGTTGACCCGCCGCTTCGTGCCGGCGAAGACGGTCGCCCAGGCTTTCCCGCTTGGTGTCCTCTGGGGCTGGTTACCCTGCGGGCTGGTCTATAGCGCGCTGACCACGGCCCTCGGCGCCGGGTCACCGGGGCGCGGGGCGCTGCTGATGCTGGCATTCGGGCTGGGAACATTGCCAAATCTGCTGCTGGCGGGCATCCTGTTGGCAAGGGTCAATGAATTCGTCCGTCGCCCGCTGGTCCGCATGGCCTCGGGCCTGCTGGTGCTGGGCTTCGGCATCTACGGACTGATCGGCCTGACACGCCTGTTGCACTGGATCTAG
- a CDS encoding universal stress protein, whose translation MKILLPVDGSDCSLRAVGHLLAHAAWFREVPEVHLLHVQPPIPIGHALAHVGKETLHSHYMEESSEHLLGAEQRLDAAGRVHTTHIHVGQPAEVIARMANDLACDLIVMGTHGRSGFAGLVMGSVASRVLHLADCPVLLVK comes from the coding sequence ATGAAAATCCTGCTGCCGGTTGACGGCTCCGACTGCTCGCTGCGCGCGGTTGGCCATCTTCTCGCGCATGCCGCCTGGTTTCGGGAGGTGCCTGAGGTTCATCTGCTGCACGTACAGCCGCCGATCCCGATCGGTCACGCGCTGGCCCACGTCGGCAAGGAAACCCTGCACAGCCACTACATGGAGGAGAGCTCTGAGCACCTGCTCGGCGCGGAGCAGCGGCTCGATGCCGCCGGCCGCGTCCACACGACCCACATCCATGTCGGTCAGCCGGCCGAGGTGATCGCCAGGATGGCCAATGATTTGGCGTGCGACCTGATCGTCATGGGTACTCACGGTCGCAGCGGCTTCGCCGGGCTGGTGATGGGGTCGGTCGCCAGCCGCGTGCTGCATCTGGCGGACTGCCCGGTGCTGCTGGTGAAATGA